The stretch of DNA GCACGGATGTTTACGGAGGTAGgtggtttgtttttatttagctCTATGTAGGTCAAATCAAAATGAGTGCTCATTACACAGTGGTACCTCGCAATATGAGTTCATTTCATTCCTAGACGAGCTCATTATGTGAAACTCATTTTGTGAGACAAATATTCCCATAAGAAATTATATTCGTGCCATTCATACATTCCAGGACCCTAATATAACCACAGCCTTTTGAACAAAACAATACGCTCCTGTGTAGATGAAAGTGTCTTTGTAGCCATAAATTCATACTTAGAAGTCTGTGTTGTCTTTCAATGTGTTAAAGGTTACAACTGAGTGTCCTGAGGTGATGGCAGCTCCTGACCAGGCTGATTCTCTGGAGGCCTTTGTGCAGCTCCGAGTTGGCCAGGATGAGGACGTTTTTGGAAAGGTACTCATTATGTTGATGTATGACAACGTGTCCTGTTGAAGGATGATTACTTAATGGCTACTGgttaatatttagttatttatttttctttaaatgctCTGTAATCTAAACATCTTCAATCAATTAAGGTGATCAACAATGTGGAGAGGGCCCAAGAGAGACAGAAATTGGATGAAGAGGGGGTCAAGCGCTTCATCATCCAACCTGGAATGGAGGTCCTCAAGAAGGATGCGAGGAAGAAAGGGAGACCTGGGCGAACCATGGACCCAAACTGGAGCCAGACCATCTACAGGTATGCTTATCTAATGTCCCATTACATTTCATACCAAAAGTATCGCTGATggctttttttctattttcagctCAATACATCAGTTTGATTGTTATCTGTGAAaacatttgcaaagaaaaaattaTTTGATTGGAAACCAAGTAAATGGTGGTCTTTGACTATTGTACTCTAGGATTGTAATTCAGTCTGAATGTACTCACATGCTTGAATGCAATATTGAATTCTAACCACAACGTTACTGGTAAAATGTTTCATGATTGTCATATTGGTGATGACCAAGCCAGAACTCATTCCCTTGATGTTACGGAGTTATGCAGGTAATAGGTTTACTCTATAAAATATAAATTTCTTGTAGTAAACCCAAAGGCTGTATACATTTTCATGGTGCTAATGTGTATTACCAGGAGATCCCACGCCAGACCTCGGGGAATGACTGTGGTGTTTTCATGCTCATGGTAAGTTGAGCATTTTTAAAGAAGAAGAGTAGGTTAAACTTCCCCCACAATGATGTGAAACACAgcatcaaattacaaaaatatttggttgcaattattgcttccagagatattcctatctatcacatttccagtattgatgttgacggctcttttcatcaatttagtagattattacaaagtagagaaatatttttttcattacacaattattacatgtgctcagaaaaattactattttctatttttagtactccctctggctctgtacggacactacttttcactacagtgtggtaagtatttagatatttaaaagatttcaaaataagcGGCTCTGAGAGGTAACAATAATTAACTCATTGTTATATCTGCTCTAGCTGGACATGCAGTCAATCCGGCGTTGGTGGTGTGTCCTTCTAATGGAGCGCTTTGGCATTGAAGGGTAGGACAACTTCTTGAAATATCTGATGTATTGTTTACCATGATTAGTAactgcctgcgatgaggtggcgacttgtccagggtgtaccctgccttccgcccgaatgcagctgagataggctacagcgaccccccgtgaccccaaaaagggacaagcggtagaaaatggatggatggatggattagtaactgtaatctgaagagcttttcttcaatttccccaaAGGCATGGCCAGAGGTTCTGTTAATGGACAGACAAGGCGAGCGGCCTATTGCAGGGCATTCTTCAGCCAGTCTTTAGGGTATCCAGAAACTCAGTCCAGGCCATCGACTGCGTCAT from Entelurus aequoreus isolate RoL-2023_Sb linkage group LG01, RoL_Eaeq_v1.1, whole genome shotgun sequence encodes:
- the LOC133657228 gene encoding uncharacterized protein LOC133657228 isoform X2, whose translation is MQHRTVKASSFQNNMHTVKASSLQLPAGTVNTTQDRERYSPFRLMFGREARMFTEVTTECPEVMAAPDQADSLEAFVQLRVGQDEDVFGKVINNVERAQERQKLDEEGVKRFIIQPGMEVLKKDARKKGRPGRTMDPNWSQTIYRRSHARPRGMTVVFSCSCTPSGSVRTLLFTTVCWTCSQSGVGGVSF
- the LOC133657228 gene encoding uncharacterized protein LOC133657228 isoform X1, producing MQHRTVKASSFQNNMHTVKASSLQLPAGTVNTTQDRERYSPFRLMFGREARMFTEVTTECPEVMAAPDQADSLEAFVQLRVGQDEDVFGKVINNVERAQERQKLDEEGVKRFIIQPGMEVLKKDARKKGRPGRTMDPNWSQTIYRRSHARPRGMTVVFSCSCTPSGSVRTLLFTTVCWTCSQSGVVTACDEVATCPGCTLPSARMQLR